A stretch of the Natribaculum luteum genome encodes the following:
- a CDS encoding NAD(P)/FAD-dependent oxidoreductase: MQDSDNLPNDSDIVIIGGGIMGTSIAFFLSSETELDITLVEKDSIATGSTGDSSAILRHHYGDQEIYSKMAWWSHRFYRRFDEKTGEAIAYEENPLVRFANEDTPGGTYAQDGYEVLSDLDIPVTRYGSEELPDQYPMLTGVEDYDFGISDDEAGYSDGADAANGFDRAARRNGATVITGTGVESITVDDGAVVGVETEDGEITCETVVVAAGPWTPRLGETVDVDIPISVTREQIIGTSRKSLRELC; this comes from the coding sequence ATGCAAGATAGTGACAATCTACCGAACGACTCGGATATCGTCATCATCGGCGGTGGAATCATGGGCACGAGCATCGCATTTTTCCTCTCATCAGAAACAGAGCTGGATATTACTCTCGTAGAAAAGGATAGTATTGCAACCGGTTCAACTGGTGACTCCTCAGCAATTCTCCGCCATCACTACGGCGACCAAGAAATATACAGCAAAATGGCGTGGTGGAGCCATCGCTTCTATCGCCGATTTGATGAAAAAACAGGAGAAGCCATAGCCTACGAAGAGAATCCGCTGGTTCGGTTTGCAAACGAAGATACCCCTGGCGGCACGTATGCTCAAGACGGATACGAAGTTCTTTCTGATCTTGATATCCCTGTCACGCGATACGGGAGCGAAGAGCTCCCGGATCAGTACCCCATGCTGACCGGTGTCGAGGACTATGATTTCGGAATCTCCGATGATGAGGCGGGGTATTCCGATGGAGCGGATGCCGCTAACGGTTTCGACCGTGCAGCACGACGTAACGGTGCAACCGTCATCACAGGGACCGGAGTTGAATCAATCACTGTTGATGATGGGGCAGTCGTCGGTGTCGAAACCGAAGATGGAGAGATTACGTGTGAAACTGTGGTAGTTGCAGCCGGACCCTGGACGCCACGACTGGGTGAGACAGTTGACGTAGACATCCCGATTTCAGTGACACGTGAACAGATAATCGGTACTTCCCGAAAGTCGCTTCGTGAACTGTGCTGA
- a CDS encoding IS5 family transposase, which yields MGRLRNLAQTFHEFATTHVEEPDVPAAPDGADGYAKSTKIALLLLKEEVNKPLRQFEDYLNEMPGILAVFGLEKSPDYTSFSVWDGEFPMKELRRLLRRSAEQAGLSGTASIDASGFQRDQASSHYRNRVGYSFNAMKTTLLVDTESLAIMDAHFTTKKAYDGHIGLQVFRRNAEDLQALLADKMYSWSNLREACREASTRPVIKHCEQNALKKAHNARIDDEVYNQRSMSETVFAMLKDDGDELRSRSWHGQFRELTRKCIVHNLAQAAS from the coding sequence ATGGGACGTCTCAGGAACCTCGCACAGACGTTTCACGAGTTCGCCACGACCCACGTAGAAGAACCAGACGTACCCGCCGCGCCGGACGGCGCGGACGGGTACGCCAAGTCCACGAAGATCGCGTTGCTCTTGCTCAAAGAGGAAGTCAACAAGCCGCTCCGGCAGTTCGAGGACTATCTGAACGAGATGCCGGGAATCCTTGCTGTGTTCGGCCTTGAGAAATCACCTGATTACACGTCTTTCAGCGTGTGGGACGGAGAATTCCCGATGAAAGAGTTGCGCCGCCTGCTCCGCCGGTCAGCGGAGCAGGCGGGGCTCTCAGGAACTGCCTCGATCGATGCCAGCGGCTTCCAGCGAGATCAGGCTAGTTCGCACTACCGAAATCGTGTCGGCTACTCGTTCAATGCGATGAAGACAACGCTGCTCGTCGATACGGAGTCACTTGCTATCATGGACGCTCATTTCACCACAAAGAAAGCCTATGACGGTCACATTGGGCTGCAGGTCTTTCGGCGCAACGCCGAAGACCTGCAGGCACTTCTGGCTGACAAGATGTACTCATGGAGCAATCTCCGGGAGGCCTGCCGTGAAGCGTCAACGCGACCAGTGATCAAACACTGTGAGCAAAACGCACTCAAGAAGGCTCACAACGCCAGAATTGACGACGAAGTCTACAATCAACGGTCAATGAGTGAGACCGTATTTGCGATGCTGAAGGACGACGGCGACGAGCTCCGCTCCCGGAGCTGGCATGGCCAGTTCCGGGAGCTCACACGGAAGTGCATCGTCCATAACCTCGCGCAGGCGGCGAGTTAA
- a CDS encoding transcription initiation factor IIB: MKRLTRQKADGDQTEHEAADQAGVRTCPECDSSAVTRSSDESEISCEECGLILEEETIDRGPEWRAFNASERDSKSRVGAPTTQTMHDKGLTTSIDWKNKDAYGRSLSSEKRSQMNRLRKWQERIRTKDAGERNLQFALSETDRMASSLGVPRSIREVASVLYRRALEEDLIRGRSIEGVATSTLYAACRMEGIPRSLDEVAAVSRVDRMEIGRTYRYISKELSLEMEPVDPKKYVPRFCSELELSEEVQAKANEIIDTTAEKGMLSGKSPTGYAAAAIYASALLCNEKKTQNEVATVAQVTEVTIRNRYQEQIGAMGLPN; this comes from the coding sequence ATGAAACGCCTGACTCGCCAGAAAGCAGACGGGGATCAAACGGAGCACGAAGCTGCTGATCAGGCAGGAGTTCGGACCTGCCCGGAATGCGATTCAAGTGCGGTCACGAGAAGTTCAGACGAGAGCGAAATTAGTTGCGAGGAGTGTGGATTGATTCTCGAAGAGGAGACGATCGATCGGGGGCCAGAATGGCGGGCATTCAACGCGTCGGAGCGAGACAGCAAATCTCGCGTTGGTGCGCCAACGACCCAGACGATGCACGATAAGGGCTTAACTACCAGCATCGACTGGAAAAACAAAGACGCCTACGGACGGTCTCTCTCCTCGGAGAAGCGGAGTCAAATGAACCGGCTGCGAAAATGGCAAGAGCGTATTCGGACGAAGGACGCTGGCGAACGCAATCTCCAGTTCGCACTCTCCGAAACTGACCGGATGGCCTCTTCTCTGGGCGTTCCGCGATCCATTCGGGAGGTCGCCAGCGTCCTCTACCGACGCGCGCTCGAGGAGGACCTCATCCGTGGACGCTCAATCGAGGGTGTTGCCACGAGTACGTTATACGCGGCCTGCCGGATGGAAGGGATTCCACGATCCCTGGACGAAGTTGCTGCAGTCTCACGTGTTGATCGGATGGAGATCGGTCGCACGTATCGGTATATTTCGAAGGAACTCAGTCTCGAGATGGAGCCCGTCGATCCGAAGAAATACGTTCCTCGGTTCTGTTCTGAACTCGAGCTTTCCGAAGAAGTGCAGGCGAAAGCTAACGAAATTATCGATACCACGGCCGAAAAGGGGATGTTATCGGGAAAATCGCCGACCGGATATGCCGCAGCTGCAATCTATGCGAGTGCGCTCCTGTGTAATGAGAAAAAGACGCAGAACGAAGTCGCCACTGTCGCCCAGGTGACCGAGGTCACCATTCGAAACCGATACCAGGAACAGATCGGCGCGATGGGTCTTCCCAACTGA
- a CDS encoding helix-turn-helix domain-containing protein gives MNSTDGPVSGSADPPISVVLIDDDETWVRTQRRLLERAHDRLQVSTATSYEDAQATLGEQRPDCIVCDYQLGDGTGLDLLTAIRAAEPDIPFILVTGEGNEAVASDAIGEQVTDYIRKRDLSSQPTRLATRIESAVTADRTRRALTRERKTKETLLELVTASTTRSELGRNVCEHLVDTGYACAWIGTLDDDRQLVPLSTAGETEYLESALPIDTRPTNRSEPAFLALDRTEPVVRSLGHTDGSTDTDTDTEDTKWRQLAINHGFGSVAALPISHDDLCFGVLTVYSQNPRIDSSEQTLLSEYTETVGYAFQTTTWKRTLLSSATATVTFSLSSREHPLVALAAALPEEVTLHTRSVIPRNDDKVLYATTFDGATNAGLTARIESDDSISSVEFYRTDAENRVQFGLIVASPTPETLLVDAGVSLSHTVVEDETAKVTAVVGPQTTIQACVDILSETYGESNVMTFWTASDRSEDENVAPEELTDRQRQVLELAIEAGYFERPRHNNTSELADALGISRATFTQHLRAAQRKLFARGLHKR, from the coding sequence GTGAACTCGACGGATGGACCGGTCTCGGGATCGGCTGATCCACCGATCTCTGTCGTGCTGATCGACGACGATGAGACATGGGTCCGAACCCAGCGTCGACTGCTCGAACGCGCTCACGACAGGCTGCAGGTGTCGACGGCGACCAGCTACGAGGACGCACAGGCCACGCTCGGCGAGCAACGACCGGACTGTATCGTCTGCGATTACCAACTCGGAGACGGAACCGGACTCGATCTGTTGACCGCGATCCGTGCCGCCGAGCCGGATATCCCGTTTATTCTCGTGACCGGAGAGGGTAACGAAGCAGTTGCGAGCGACGCGATCGGCGAGCAGGTCACCGATTACATCCGGAAGCGGGATTTGAGTTCCCAGCCGACGCGACTCGCCACGCGGATCGAATCGGCAGTCACGGCTGATCGGACCCGACGGGCCCTGACCCGCGAGCGCAAAACCAAAGAGACGCTGCTTGAACTGGTGACGGCTTCGACCACCCGCTCGGAACTCGGTCGAAACGTCTGCGAGCATCTGGTCGACACTGGATACGCCTGCGCGTGGATCGGCACCCTCGATGACGACCGACAGCTCGTGCCGCTCTCGACGGCTGGCGAAACGGAGTATCTCGAATCCGCCCTCCCCATCGACACCCGACCGACGAACCGTTCGGAACCCGCGTTCCTCGCACTCGATAGAACCGAACCGGTCGTCCGGTCGCTCGGACACACGGATGGGTCGACCGATACCGATACCGATACCGAAGACACGAAATGGAGGCAACTCGCCATCAACCACGGCTTCGGGTCGGTAGCGGCACTCCCGATCAGTCACGACGACCTCTGTTTCGGCGTGTTGACGGTCTATAGTCAAAACCCACGGATCGACAGTTCGGAGCAAACACTCCTCTCGGAGTATACCGAGACTGTGGGGTATGCATTCCAAACCACCACGTGGAAACGAACGCTGCTCTCGTCAGCAACCGCGACCGTGACGTTCTCTCTCAGCAGTCGAGAACATCCACTCGTCGCACTCGCTGCCGCCCTCCCCGAGGAGGTAACGCTTCACACGCGCTCGGTTATCCCGCGGAACGACGACAAAGTTCTCTACGCCACGACCTTCGATGGAGCGACGAATGCCGGTCTCACTGCCCGCATTGAGTCGGATGATTCCATCTCCTCGGTCGAATTCTACCGAACCGACGCCGAGAACCGTGTCCAGTTCGGGCTCATCGTCGCGTCACCGACCCCCGAAACGCTGCTCGTCGACGCCGGTGTCTCACTCTCTCACACGGTGGTTGAGGACGAAACAGCGAAGGTCACGGCTGTTGTCGGGCCACAAACGACGATTCAGGCGTGTGTCGACATTCTCTCCGAGACGTACGGTGAGAGCAACGTGATGACCTTCTGGACGGCGTCTGATCGGTCCGAAGACGAGAACGTTGCGCCCGAGGAATTGACAGACCGACAGCGACAGGTGCTCGAACTCGCCATCGAAGCGGGATACTTCGAGCGCCCCCGACACAACAATACGAGCGAACTCGCCGATGCTCTTGGCATCTCACGGGCCACCTTCACCCAGCATCTCCGGGCCGCACAGCGGAAACTGTTTGCGAGAGGACTTCACAAACGGTGA
- a CDS encoding histidine kinase N-terminal 7TM domain-containing protein, which yields MVLLDAEGSHGFMYVYGLVAYAGSALIGGLLAVALLARYDRRQPAFTFGLFLLVVGFWATTYVGYLVATGEAWLLFFSQLSYLSVVSTPVVWIVFALQYTDREEWLSQRRVVLLSVVPVGVLALVWTAQYHSLFYTEIVYTTVGGMAVLETTPGIAHRINVVYSYGLLVAGTGLLVGETVTSNRLYRRQSAILLACLSVPWIANGLFHLGFQPIPTTDLSPVVFILVGIPLAVIVQRTELASFLPVAHERVFHTLGDPVFVVTDSNRILDANRAARELVDATGPIEGTDLTALLPQTLLDDDDLRSDLATAIECVIEVDGSPRHYIARVRETDPTLQDPRGFILSLTDITLQKRQQESLEAKNEQLERLAGVVSHDLATPLATGESLLHLLRTDLDAPDPEIERSLSDLEDVHRRLRAFAEGLPALARESTDVETRTDCDLETVARAAWDVVDTGELRLVVESTRTLSADANRLQQAFENLFQNCVDHAVGGRAGATTVRVGSLSTASGFYVEDDGPGIPANRRGDLLSFGVSTGSGSGYGLAIVRTIVEAHGWSLAVGDGTDGGARFEVETAPHAREPDVMG from the coding sequence ATGGTACTGCTCGACGCAGAAGGCAGTCACGGATTCATGTACGTATACGGGCTGGTCGCCTACGCGGGGTCAGCGCTCATCGGGGGCCTGCTCGCGGTCGCGCTACTGGCCAGGTACGACCGCCGACAGCCCGCCTTCACGTTCGGGTTGTTCCTGCTTGTCGTCGGTTTCTGGGCAACAACCTACGTCGGATATCTGGTGGCGACGGGGGAGGCGTGGCTGCTGTTTTTCAGTCAACTCTCGTATCTCTCGGTCGTCTCGACCCCGGTCGTCTGGATCGTCTTCGCCCTCCAGTACACTGACCGAGAAGAGTGGCTCTCACAGCGCCGGGTCGTCCTCCTCTCGGTGGTGCCGGTCGGCGTACTTGCGCTCGTCTGGACTGCCCAGTATCACTCGCTGTTCTACACCGAGATCGTCTACACGACCGTCGGCGGCATGGCGGTCCTGGAGACGACGCCCGGGATCGCCCACCGCATCAACGTCGTCTACTCCTACGGCCTACTGGTCGCCGGCACGGGGCTACTCGTCGGCGAGACCGTTACGAGCAATCGGCTCTACCGCCGACAGTCGGCGATTTTACTCGCTTGCCTGAGCGTTCCGTGGATCGCCAACGGCCTGTTCCATCTCGGCTTTCAGCCGATTCCGACGACGGATCTCTCGCCGGTCGTCTTCATCCTCGTCGGGATTCCGCTCGCGGTGATCGTCCAGCGGACCGAACTCGCTAGCTTTCTCCCCGTCGCCCACGAGCGCGTCTTTCACACCCTCGGCGATCCCGTCTTCGTCGTCACCGACTCGAACCGGATTCTCGACGCGAATCGAGCTGCACGCGAGCTGGTCGACGCGACGGGTCCCATCGAGGGGACCGATCTCACTGCCCTCCTCCCCCAAACCCTGCTCGACGACGACGATCTCCGTTCCGACCTCGCAACGGCCATCGAGTGCGTAATCGAGGTTGACGGTAGCCCACGGCACTATATCGCCCGCGTTCGCGAGACCGACCCGACTCTGCAGGACCCGCGTGGATTTATACTCTCGCTGACCGACATCACGCTGCAAAAGCGCCAACAGGAGAGCCTGGAAGCCAAAAACGAACAGCTCGAACGCCTCGCAGGCGTCGTCTCACACGATCTGGCGACCCCGCTGGCGACAGGCGAGAGCCTGCTTCATCTCCTTCGCACGGACCTCGATGCGCCCGACCCGGAGATCGAACGGTCGCTATCCGATCTCGAAGACGTCCATCGCCGACTTCGGGCCTTCGCGGAGGGGCTGCCTGCGCTCGCCCGCGAGAGCACGGACGTAGAGACGCGGACCGACTGCGATCTCGAAACGGTCGCCCGGGCCGCCTGGGACGTGGTCGACACCGGCGAGCTGCGACTCGTCGTCGAATCGACTCGGACGCTCTCTGCGGATGCGAATCGACTCCAGCAGGCCTTCGAGAATCTCTTTCAGAACTGCGTCGATCATGCTGTCGGCGGTCGGGCGGGCGCGACGACTGTCCGAGTCGGGAGTCTGTCGACGGCGTCCGGATTCTACGTTGAGGACGACGGGCCGGGAATCCCGGCGAATCGACGGGGGGATCTGCTGTCGTTCGGCGTGTCGACCGGGAGTGGCTCCGGATACGGGCTGGCGATTGTCCGGACCATCGTCGAAGCGCACGGCTGGTCTCTCGCGGTCGGTGACGGCACAGACGGCGGCGCGCGCTTCGAGGTCGAGACCGCTCCCCACGCTCGTGAACCCGACGTGATGGGATAG